The nucleotide sequence TTGAAGAGAAATTGCTTACTAATGACTTAAGGAGTTACAAAATTAGGTCTTGGGAGACAAATCACCTTTTTTAGGAGCCTGGGTGCTAAAAAGTTGAGTTTATATGATTAAATTGAATCATTTACATGTAGCTTCCCCCTGTGCCTTTAATGCTGAAAGCAGCAACATGCCAGGGTACGACAGGTGCTGGTTTCTACTCTCCTCATAGCCTAGTTTCCCTGTGTAATGACAGGTAAAGTGATTTCAAACAGGGGGTAGGGATAAAGGGGTCTATTTGCCATTAAAATTCATGCAAACCATTGACATGCATTTCAAACACAAAGCTATTTACATGgattaaaagggaaaaaaaacaactgcaaatcAAAAAGACTTCAACTCAGAACAGCCGAAAGAATCCCTACagatgtgtgtaaatgtctaTAGAGTGAAAGGgcaaaaacagatgtttaaaaaGGTGTCTTAGTGTTACAGATGTTTTCAATACAAATGCATCACAATGTTGCCTCTGCTCACAATCCTATATAAAATATACACCAACCTATTCAGTCCCTTATTATTCATACCGCAGGACAACCACCTCAAAATAAGGgttatttcattaaaatcaaggaaaaaagtaaagtgctaaaaatataatacaattgataaaagtaacaaaaataaaaccatgaaaataTATCCATATTGCTGGGAAACTGTCTTAAATGCTCTCATCTTTGTCAGTAAACTATACAAAAGTGACCTGGATCAAGTAGCATAGAAGTGGGCTGCAAGTCATAAGATATTTAAGTACAATGATTCTCAGCTTGTGTGCAGAGGCTGTCAGGTGTGCTTGGAGATAAAACTCAATGAAATTACAATgaatacaaataaacataaaaaccaCTGAAATTCAAAGAAGTCTCCATATTAATGTAACGAGAGCAAAGTCCAGCAGCTGACTGGGCTTGTCACTCTCAAGATCACACTAGactttaagtctttttttttttttttttggtttgccAAACCTCTCGTCTCTTGTACTGTGATTAAATCTCAGACATCTGATATCAACTGTCTGcctcttctctgctttttttccgTCAATCTCATTGAACCAGAAGCATCCAGactgctttttgtttctgctctcagCAGGAGAAAAAGCCAAAAGGAATTCACAGAAAGCGTATGAGATTCATCCTTTGTGGCAGCATCAAAGAGGGCGTTTTCCAAAACAGTAACCATACCTGAACAGACAGTGGAGAGTGACCAATGATGAACGGCTGCTTAAATGAGCATCTTGTtatcacttgtgtgtgtgtgttctttttgaGAAATTATACAATCACAGTGAGTCAGTAAGGACAGATATATTGTATCGCTTTCTACTTTCTAAATCATGATGTTATAACACCCCAAAAAACCTGCAGCATTAGTGTAGAGAAGGGCATTCTCAACTGAGTGTTTTGCTCCACATCTGGTCTTAtagagaaggggaaaaaatattaGCCACCCACAGGCACAGACCTACAACTACCTTTTAAAGTCCAAACCTATAGTTTGACAATACCTGACTCAGAAAAGTCCTAGACTTGACCTGTTTCAGCTCATGGTGCATGTCATTTCATTCTCTGTGATATTTGTGGATGGCTGTGAATATCTTGTATGATCCAGCTGGCTGGTCCCCAACACTGTCCAGTGGCTGAGAGTCAGCGGTCAACATGATGTCGAGTAGTTCTGCTTACAGTTCAGAGTTCTGCTGCTTTTCTATTCATCCTGACTAGTCGACTGAACTTGCTTGTCATACAGAGTGTGAATCAGTCTGTAACGAAAaccaacacaacagaaaatcagCAGTACTCTGGTGCCTGGACACTGGATATGAGAGCCTCTGTGTACCAtcctgcagctgcacagcacTCAGATGTTCTTGTATTGTTCAGTGAATCTCATGCCTGTGCATAGTTTTTGGCGGTTGTGGACTCCTGGGGCGCTGAGGAGTTGATGTACATTCCAGTTTCATGGGATCTGCAGGTCATCTATGTGCATGTTGTGGTGCATTAGACTTGTAGTTACTTGAGACATCTTTCTCTAGTCCTACAGTTTACCATTCTAGTCCTCCCAAACCAAAGCCATCTATCAAAAATAAAGATATCTTTAATATATGGCTTTGGTGTTACTGGATCTGGTCTTGCTCAAAAAGCAAAAGTAGGGGCCACAGTGCACAAAGGTGCCTCAAACAcacctgaaaatatttttcatgtggGACAGCTTCTGTGTCACAGCTTCACAACTCATTCACTGGCTTCTCCACCCAATACAGTCCACTGAGGAAGACTATCCATCgccactgtgtgtttgcagtgtgatGCTGCAGTCATTGAGAACTCAGTCCAGGGGCTGTGGGTCTGCTATAGGCATAGTGTGCAGGACCTCGTCCAGTAACTGAAGGGCTCTGTGCAGGTGGATCTCGATCCAGCATGGGGTCTCCTTAATGCTCTGGCGGGGGTAGTCGGGCCCCCAGCCCTTAACAAAACTCATCCTGAGGATACACAGCCTCCGGAGGTCATCTACCCCGATACcggctgctgctgacagacctgagaggaagggaggagagagaatcACAATCAGGTCAGTGTGACTGAAATTTGAAGGAATATTCATCAACCCAAGACCTAACAAGCAAATTATGTGTGATTTAAAGTTATTCCTGTTAACTAGAATTAAAATGATAAGTCAATTGATAAACAAGTGGGTATTGTTTCTGAAattcaaaaataccaaattgattaatcaagtaaATTATtggcagattaactgataataaatATAGTAGTTGCAACCCTATTATTAACTACGTCTTGTCTTTGTGAAAGTCACAACTTAAAGTCATGAGAAACTTTCATCTTAATTTTTGAGCAATGAAGCCAGCAAATATTAATCATCCAGTAAGAATCAATATGATCTTAAACTGCTGTAATTTGTTTTACTGGAGCATATTGATTTAAATCCACATCTGCTCTGttcagttctttttcttttcatctgtaGGCACATAATTCACATGCACTGCTCATCGTAAGCCTTACTGACTGCTGGAACCACACTATACGTCTATATTAGCAGTTACTATATCTTACTAATGGCTGGAGCGATCCCTCCCACTGATCCAGGTCCAGGTATatttccagccacagctgctgcttgggctgctgctgctgcttgagcTGTAGCAGCCTGCTGTTGCATCTGTCTGTGGCACTGACGAAGGTCAAACACctggaaggagagaagagactTAAAGTACTGTATATTCAGCAGCAATTACACCCCTGCACAGGAGAAATGTTAATATCACCACAGGCTGCCCGTCAGGGAGGAACTCGGCTAGAGCTGCTGTGTGAGAATGAACTCACATGACTAATCCTAATGAGAAACATGAGTGGAAAAGATGGGATGGgaacacacacaactacagtaAAAGTATAATTTGGCCCAAGATGGGGCAGAGTGCCTGAAGGGAAGGGATGACTGCAGCTTGCACTCAGCAGCTTCCCTGGAGACAGAGCAAATGAAATGTCAACCTTGAGCGATGTCCTCTTTTTACAGTCCAGTGAATTCATTACAGAATGAATGTTCCATGTCGAGTGAAAGCCACATCCTTACCTTGATGTAAGCGCTGGGGTAGATTTTGTGAACAGCATCTCCGGGGGCCCGGCCGGCCTCTCTGTCCAGGTAGTAACTCTGGACAAACACTGCGTGGTCACTGAGGCATCGCACCCACACGTCTCCCTCACCTTTACACTCCAGCTGGACCCCTTTACCAATGTGAAGCCTGGGAAAGAGtatataaagaataaaagagacAGGGAAAGAGTGGAAGTGATCATGTGGTTATGTGATGCTTCTGAGTTCTCTACTGATGAGTTAATAGTACTAATATTGTGATTCAGCTGCCAGAtctcaaatgttaaaatgcacTACAACCAAAACAGATGGATAGAGTAAAGGTGGTGATGAACTGCCAGATAATATTGGATTTGACACAAAGTATGTTGGCAGTAGGGGCTGCTTTGCTCTAAATTTTAATTAACTACATGAGTTGGTATGTACGTCACTTACCTCGCTCTCTCGATAGCCTCAGTGCGATGTACATTACTGAGCTGACCCAGACAGAACCTGTCTCCTCCTGAGGGGTCGACATAGCCATCCACTGTCACGATGGGGCAAGAGGAGGGCACTTTAAACGTCTCCCCGACTTGAACGTCCATTTCAAAATAGGCAATGGAACACCAGTAGTCAGGAGctggaagagagggaagaaccTGATGTCAGTGCTTGTAAGTCTTGaatagaaacaaacagcagcgctGCCCCTCGCTCTTTCGTATTAAACTtttatgatgtttgttttcaagttttatatatgtatatgtatttacaAGGAGCTGTTTCAACACTGCTGCTAAAACATGAGGGTAAGTTATATCTTGTAAATTTGCAATTATGCCAATCAAAAGTCGACTCAAACTCGAAAAGTGTCTTAAGCTATGAATGAAAGCCAACAAGGCAATGTTTTGTGAATAATCTTAAGAGTGGATAAAAATGTTCAAAGATCCtattcatattgtttttaatgcagcagGCCTGAAAATTCTGCCCAGGGATTATGTACCTACGGGTGGTGAGTTCTCACCTGGATGATTGGATATAGGAGGCTGAAAGGCGAGCTCATTATGCACTGGccctgagagaaacagagagagtaaTGACAGTGATCATCCACTCAAAGAAATAagtatgtgatttttaaatgtatattaacTTACAGCTGTGGTAACAGTACTTACAGTAGTGTGTAGGATGTGGCATAGGGGGGTGGTGCTGTAAATGACCGTTGGTGTGGTGGGGTATATTGGGGGTGAAACTGCTGTTCCTGGACCAGGTGGAGCTGGCACCtgaggagaaaagaagacagaTGAATGATTCAAGTGTACAGACTCACAAATATGCAGCTGTCACCTTCACACACAGACGCAGAAAACGccttaaatattaattatttcaAGGGAACGTATCTACAACTGTTGTCTTTATGAACTGTATCTTACTGCCTGATCCAGCAGCAATGGCGGGGAAGGACGACGACGATGCAGAGGTGGAGGCCTCAGCAGGTGGGAGCAGGTTTGGGGTTGCGAACGATTCAGAGGGAGCCGGGCGGCTGCTGGATGGGGGGTGCTGGATGGTCTGGATGGAGTGCCCTCCCTCGATGGAGGGTAGACTCTGCTGTCCGTCAAAATCATACTCATCCTTAACCATCAGTGCTGAGCTGGGTCCAGAGCTGGTCAGGGTCAGTCCTGATAAGTCTGACAAGACCAAGGAGAAAGGATAAAGGCGTGGAGCAGGTGCTGACAATACAAACTTCTTCTCTGCATTGTAAGATAATTCAGCAGATACATACACAGTGATTTCAATGAAGCCTAGTCCCAGTAACTCTGCCCGTTTTTTCCCCTTAAACTACAAACTGTGTgatgatgttttgatgttttatctcAATTTCCTCATTTCAAAGTAGGTTTTCGTCTCAGTTCACTATGACAAACAGAGAACTGAAACTCTGACACTGAATTTTTATAACAGTTCTGTTTCGTTTCAGTGGGCTCTATTGACCCCCACCCCCTGTACATTCTAAGAGGTTTCTTTAAAAAGCTTCCTGAAAAACTCCTCGTTACTCACCTATGCCAGGAGACACCACTCTCTCATAGTGATAGGGGTTGAcgcacacactgtcacacttgAGATCAAAGGCAAACTGGCAGTATTTGACGTGCTTCAGCTCATTCTTATGGAGATCAGGCCACCGCCACAGCCGGGCATAGATTACATGAGGGAACCCTTTACGTCCTGCCACCtaggaacaacaacaacacaggaaaacacacaggaaaacactggTTAATTCATTTGTACACTCACAGCTGAGGTCAAACATGGTGTTAATTCAATTACTGGAAGACAGAGAATACCAGCTTGTTTTCCACTGTCGAGGTGAACAGAATGTTCCAGCTAGACAAATACAAACTGGTCAAAACACTTTTTATGATCAAAGCTTGCGATGTTTATACTGGCAGGTTTCTCATCTCACATGCTAGATGTTTTGGGAGCTGAAATAAAAAGCCAAAAAGTATTTTTGATAAGAAGATGTTCCTGTTATTTTACAAccaaaaat is from Lates calcarifer isolate ASB-BC8 linkage group LG13, TLL_Latcal_v3, whole genome shotgun sequence and encodes:
- the LOC108878621 gene encoding mothers against decapentaplegic homolog 4 translates to MSITNTPTSNDACLSIVHSLMCHRQGGESETFAKRAIESLVKKLKEKKDELDSLITAITTNGAHPSKCVTIQRTLDGRLQVAGRKGFPHVIYARLWRWPDLHKNELKHVKYCQFAFDLKCDSVCVNPYHYERVVSPGIDLSGLTLTSSGPSSALMVKDEYDFDGQQSLPSIEGGHSIQTIQHPPSSSRPAPSESFATPNLLPPAEASTSASSSSFPAIAAGSGSASSTWSRNSSFTPNIPHHTNGHLQHHPPMPHPTHYWPVHNELAFQPPISNHPAPDYWCSIAYFEMDVQVGETFKVPSSCPIVTVDGYVDPSGGDRFCLGQLSNVHRTEAIERARLHIGKGVQLECKGEGDVWVRCLSDHAVFVQSYYLDREAGRAPGDAVHKIYPSAYIKVFDLRQCHRQMQQQAATAQAAAAAQAAAVAGNIPGPGSVGGIAPAISLSAAAGIGVDDLRRLCILRMSFVKGWGPDYPRQSIKETPCWIEIHLHRALQLLDEVLHTMPIADPQPLD